The Micromonospora sp. NBC_00421 genome contains a region encoding:
- a CDS encoding DUF397 domain-containing protein: MNDLVGAVWRTSSRSNDQGLCVEVADNLVRTRAVVGVRDSKDPSGPALVIGPPGWAAFVDAVREGLFRP; this comes from the coding sequence ATGAACGATCTCGTCGGCGCGGTGTGGCGCACCAGTAGCCGCTCGAACGACCAGGGGCTCTGTGTGGAGGTGGCGGACAATCTCGTCCGTACCCGGGCAGTGGTCGGGGTACGCGACTCCAAGGACCCGTCGGGTCCGGCCCTGGTCATCGGCCCACCGGGTTGGGCGGCGTTCGTCGACGCCGTCCGGGAGGGGCTGTTCCGGCCCTGA
- a CDS encoding SRPBCC family protein produces the protein MATVSVTDFIEAPAVDVWTLLTDLPVRVDWLCTVSAVELLTPGQFGPGTVWRETRTRPDGGDQPEEFVVLAAEPPHRLELSSPGIGVDYRISWTLRTVQRRRRGCTAVTVEHRAVPTAPYGRMLALLFGGLAARTVEGAIRRDLTALAATMRSTGRATAA, from the coding sequence ATGGCGACGGTTTCGGTCACCGATTTCATCGAGGCGCCGGCCGTCGACGTGTGGACACTCCTGACCGACCTGCCGGTCCGCGTCGACTGGCTCTGCACGGTCAGCGCCGTCGAGCTGCTCACCCCCGGGCAGTTCGGGCCGGGCACCGTCTGGCGGGAGACCCGCACCCGGCCGGACGGTGGCGACCAGCCGGAGGAGTTCGTCGTGCTGGCCGCCGAACCACCGCACCGACTGGAGCTCAGTTCCCCCGGCATCGGGGTGGACTACCGGATCAGCTGGACCCTGCGGACGGTCCAGCGCCGTCGCCGGGGCTGCACCGCCGTCACCGTCGAGCACCGGGCGGTGCCGACCGCCCCGTACGGCCGGATGCTGGCGCTGCTCTTCGGCGGCCTGGCCGCCCGGACGGTGGAGGGCGCGATCCGGCGGGACCTGACCGCGCTGGCCGCCACCATGCGCAGCACCGGCCGGGCCACCGCAGCCTGA
- a CDS encoding outer membrane protein assembly factor BamB family protein → MGFPKGRRRLVVAAATLLTLAVVAGIGYRVLAPAEVSTPAQGAPPSAGTPAIGVVGRLPVAPLVVAGRLRVYAADRQLYADQPADGRNRVTPFWSYRRWPASLDGVLAAGTTVLSHWSDGKLVALDALTGRVAWRADGPEPDDTPPARRTGAATVWDPRGISVASTPAGRTVLVVSGAGSLRGHDLADGRALWRADGDPDCRTDLGTTAAGQVVSVDSCAGPTAVEFRDVATGTVATRWRPPDAPDRFAVTPVGCLTPRSQCRGLRTDAGSGGRGWQVGPGAPMAAPALDAADSTLVGELAVGDDGGVLKGREARSGKERWQRGDLGPVQILATEAGRLYVLTERRELVTLDPVTGAQRSRFPMTPGRDGIGWKPGRAYAAGGYVAVERLRERADPDDDDQAYFLMAEPVVLAAT, encoded by the coding sequence ATGGGATTCCCCAAGGGACGGCGACGACTAGTGGTCGCGGCCGCCACGCTGCTCACCCTCGCGGTGGTCGCCGGCATCGGTTACCGGGTGCTCGCCCCCGCCGAGGTAAGCACGCCCGCCCAGGGCGCGCCGCCGTCGGCCGGCACCCCGGCGATCGGGGTGGTGGGCCGGCTGCCTGTCGCGCCGCTTGTGGTCGCGGGACGGCTCCGGGTCTACGCCGCCGACCGGCAGCTCTATGCCGACCAGCCCGCCGACGGCCGGAACCGGGTCACCCCGTTCTGGTCGTACCGGCGCTGGCCCGCCTCGCTCGACGGGGTGCTGGCGGCCGGTACGACGGTGCTCAGCCACTGGTCGGACGGGAAGCTGGTGGCGCTGGACGCCCTCACCGGCCGGGTCGCCTGGCGGGCCGACGGGCCCGAGCCGGACGACACCCCGCCGGCCCGGCGCACCGGGGCGGCCACCGTCTGGGACCCGCGCGGGATCTCCGTCGCATCCACCCCGGCGGGCCGGACGGTGCTTGTGGTCTCCGGGGCGGGCAGTCTGCGCGGCCACGACCTCGCCGACGGGCGGGCGCTCTGGCGGGCCGACGGTGACCCGGACTGCCGTACCGACCTGGGCACCACCGCCGCCGGGCAGGTCGTCTCGGTCGACTCCTGCGCCGGGCCGACGGCTGTCGAGTTCCGGGACGTCGCCACCGGCACGGTCGCCACCCGCTGGCGACCGCCGGACGCCCCCGACCGGTTCGCCGTCACCCCGGTCGGCTGCCTCACCCCCCGCTCGCAGTGCCGGGGGCTGCGCACCGACGCCGGCTCCGGCGGCCGGGGTTGGCAGGTCGGCCCGGGTGCGCCGATGGCCGCCCCCGCGCTGGACGCGGCCGACAGCACCCTGGTCGGTGAGCTGGCCGTCGGTGACGACGGCGGGGTGCTCAAGGGGCGGGAGGCCCGCAGCGGCAAGGAACGCTGGCAGCGCGGTGACCTGGGCCCGGTCCAGATCCTCGCCACCGAGGCCGGCCGGCTCTACGTGCTTACCGAACGCCGCGAGCTGGTCACCCTGGACCCGGTCACCGGTGCCCAGCGGTCCCGGTTCCCGATGACCCCCGGCCGGGACGGCATCGGCTGGAAACCCGGCCGGGCGTACGCGGCAGGCGGCTACGTCGCGGTGGAGCGGCTGCGGGAGCGCGCCGACCCGGACGACGACGACCAGGCGTACTTCCTGATGGCCGAGCCGGTGGTGCTCGCCGCGACCTGA
- the hisC gene encoding histidinol-phosphate transaminase: MTDTGRHQPSLRLTRADLDALPNYVPGRSPADLARELGLAEAIKLASNEVPYGPLPGVVEAVTEAVTGSHRYPDMGVVALRTALAERYGVDPDRIATGCGSVALAEHLVRATCLPGDELLYSWRSFEAYPIIAATSGANSVRVPNDAGHGHDLAAMAAAVTDRTRMVLVCNPNNPTGTAVRKPELDRFLDAVGDDVLVVIDEAYREFVTDPQVPDGLTYLDRPNVVVLRTLSKAWGLAGLRIGWLVGAPEVAAAVRKVVTPFSTSTAAQAGALAALAQADEVERRCALVVAERDRVTEALRKLVPDVPSSQANFVWLPLGGRAVEFGRACEARGVIVRPFPGDGVRVTIGTPAENDAFLAAAEAALS; encoded by the coding sequence ATGACCGACACCGGACGTCACCAGCCGTCGCTGCGGCTGACCCGCGCCGACCTGGACGCGCTGCCCAACTACGTACCCGGGCGCAGTCCGGCCGACCTGGCCCGCGAGCTGGGCCTGGCCGAGGCGATCAAGCTGGCCAGCAACGAGGTCCCGTACGGACCGCTGCCCGGGGTGGTCGAGGCGGTCACCGAGGCGGTCACCGGCTCGCACCGCTACCCGGACATGGGCGTGGTGGCGCTGCGCACCGCGCTCGCCGAGCGGTACGGCGTGGACCCCGACCGGATCGCCACCGGCTGCGGGTCGGTGGCGCTGGCCGAGCACCTGGTCCGGGCCACCTGCCTGCCCGGCGACGAGCTGCTCTACTCGTGGCGCTCGTTCGAGGCGTACCCGATCATCGCGGCGACCAGCGGGGCGAACAGCGTGCGGGTGCCCAACGACGCCGGCCACGGGCACGACCTGGCGGCGATGGCCGCGGCGGTGACCGACCGGACCCGGATGGTGCTGGTCTGCAACCCCAACAACCCCACCGGCACGGCGGTACGCAAGCCGGAGCTGGACCGGTTCCTCGACGCCGTCGGCGACGACGTGCTCGTCGTCATCGACGAGGCGTACCGGGAGTTCGTCACCGACCCACAGGTGCCGGACGGCCTGACCTACCTCGACCGGCCCAACGTGGTGGTGCTGCGCACCCTGTCCAAGGCGTGGGGGCTGGCCGGGCTGCGGATCGGCTGGCTGGTCGGTGCCCCGGAGGTGGCCGCGGCGGTACGCAAGGTGGTCACCCCGTTCTCCACGAGCACCGCCGCCCAGGCGGGGGCGCTTGCCGCGCTGGCCCAGGCCGACGAGGTCGAGCGCCGTTGCGCGCTTGTCGTCGCCGAACGGGACCGGGTCACCGAGGCGCTCCGCAAGCTCGTCCCCGACGTGCCGTCCAGCCAGGCCAACTTCGTCTGGCTGCCGCTGGGCGGGCGGGCCGTGGAGTTCGGTCGGGCGTGCGAGGCGCGCGGCGTGATCGTCCGGCCGTTCCCCGGCGACGGGGTACGGGTCACCATCGGCACCCCGGCCGAGAACGACGCCTTCCTGGCCGCCGCAGAGGCCGCGCTGTCCTGA
- a CDS encoding RDD family protein, with product MSVQPGWHVDPAEPTTRRWWDGEGWIGAPIPVDATPPDGPPPPEPEPVEEPPAPTSPAAGGPTTAGRPSASPWAPTAPGAPGTPPGTSGPPWAGQPPVAGRPGAAQPGVDGVGQPGGPPPGWPYPTWPGRPPEPRPHGVPLAGYGARLVARLIDFGAVFLLNAVVNGWFVWRYFEETAPYLREAVRRAMAGDSSREGLPTIGEQAGGLQIAILVIATALWFAYEVPTMASGGQTLGKRLLRIRAVPVDADQPLGFGRATRRWSTMGMPTLLWFCCGFGLLLQFVDAVSALFDHPLRQALHDKRAQTVVVQVPRPDSPDTPTDRADPEPPGDTP from the coding sequence GTGAGCGTGCAACCAGGGTGGCACGTCGACCCGGCCGAGCCGACCACCCGACGGTGGTGGGACGGTGAGGGCTGGATCGGTGCCCCGATCCCGGTCGACGCCACCCCACCGGACGGTCCGCCGCCGCCCGAACCGGAGCCGGTCGAAGAGCCGCCCGCCCCGACGTCCCCCGCCGCGGGCGGACCGACGACGGCCGGTCGACCCTCGGCATCCCCGTGGGCCCCGACCGCCCCCGGTGCACCTGGCACACCACCGGGGACCTCCGGCCCGCCCTGGGCCGGGCAGCCGCCGGTCGCGGGACGACCCGGGGCAGCGCAGCCGGGCGTGGACGGGGTCGGTCAGCCCGGCGGGCCGCCGCCCGGTTGGCCGTACCCGACCTGGCCGGGGCGTCCCCCGGAGCCGCGCCCGCACGGCGTGCCGCTTGCCGGTTACGGCGCCCGGCTGGTCGCCCGGTTGATCGACTTCGGTGCCGTCTTCCTGCTCAACGCGGTGGTCAACGGCTGGTTCGTCTGGCGGTACTTCGAGGAGACCGCGCCCTACCTGCGGGAGGCGGTCCGCCGGGCGATGGCCGGCGACTCCTCCCGGGAGGGCCTGCCCACCATCGGCGAGCAGGCCGGCGGCCTCCAGATCGCCATCCTGGTCATCGCGACCGCGCTCTGGTTCGCCTACGAGGTGCCGACGATGGCCTCCGGCGGGCAGACCCTGGGCAAGCGGCTGCTGCGCATCCGGGCGGTGCCTGTCGACGCCGACCAGCCGCTCGGCTTCGGCCGGGCCACCCGCCGGTGGAGCACCATGGGCATGCCCACCCTGCTCTGGTTCTGCTGCGGCTTCGGCCTGCTGCTCCAGTTCGTCGACGCGGTCTCCGCGCTCTTCGACCACCCGCTGCGCCAGGCGCTGCACGACAAGCGGGCCCAGACGGTAGTGGTGCAGGTGCCGCGACCCGACAGCCCCGACACCCCCACCGACCGCGCCGACCCCGAGCCCCCGGGAGACACCCCATGA
- a CDS encoding RDD family protein codes for MTQPPTHPTPPAGGPPPAAGGFAPPSGPTPQGYAVPPQPGPHPAPPGGYPQPGPYPTPPGPYAGLPGYPPPAPGTAPPGFPGFSPRGLPLAGFGDRLLAVLIDGLVLGAASLVFIVPAFIVFFTLVLPDLSTGSDGQPIADPFTAFLLPLLALEAVIFLVMFVLSYLYQVEMMFRTGQTIGKRAMKLQVVPLDPAGTLTRKAAAKRWAVHQVGGAVIPGFSYLDGLWQLWDKPWQQCLHDKFAGTIVVKVAG; via the coding sequence GTGACGCAGCCTCCGACACACCCGACGCCGCCGGCCGGTGGGCCTCCGCCCGCCGCCGGCGGCTTCGCCCCGCCCTCCGGCCCCACCCCCCAGGGGTACGCCGTGCCGCCGCAACCCGGCCCCCACCCCGCCCCACCCGGCGGGTATCCGCAGCCCGGCCCCTACCCGACGCCACCCGGCCCGTACGCCGGCCTGCCCGGATACCCACCGCCGGCACCCGGCACGGCACCGCCGGGCTTTCCGGGGTTCTCGCCGCGCGGGCTGCCGCTGGCCGGCTTCGGCGACCGGCTGCTCGCGGTGCTCATCGACGGGCTGGTGCTCGGGGCGGCCAGCCTGGTCTTCATCGTGCCGGCCTTCATCGTCTTCTTCACGCTGGTCCTGCCGGACCTGAGCACCGGGTCCGACGGCCAGCCCATCGCCGACCCGTTCACCGCCTTCCTGCTGCCGCTGCTGGCGCTGGAGGCCGTGATCTTCCTGGTGATGTTCGTTCTGAGCTACCTCTACCAGGTCGAGATGATGTTCAGGACCGGGCAGACCATCGGCAAGCGGGCGATGAAGCTCCAGGTGGTGCCACTCGACCCGGCCGGCACGCTGACCCGGAAGGCGGCGGCCAAGCGGTGGGCCGTCCACCAGGTCGGCGGGGCGGTCATTCCCGGCTTCAGTTACCTCGACGGGCTGTGGCAGCTCTGGGACAAGCCGTGGCAGCAGTGCCTCCACGACAAGTTCGCCGGCACCATCGTCGTTAAGGTTGCCGGGTGA
- the hppD gene encoding 4-hydroxyphenylpyruvate dioxygenase: MTQAIDRPQSTEDIDVDTLVGAVDHDITRDPFPVKGLDHVHFLVGNAKQAAHYYSTAFGMTCVAYRGPEQGYRDHAEYVLTSGSARFVLTGAVRPDATGADHVAKHSDGVDDIALEVPDVDAAYAHALTQGATGLVEPHDVTDTYGTVRLATIAAYGDTRHSLVDRSRYTGPFLPGFVARGPIVDRQPMIAAGLQPKRFFQAVDHVVGNVELGRMDEWVEFYKRVMGFSNMAEFIGDDIATDYSALMSKVVASGTRKVKFPLNEPAVARKKSQIDEYLEFYQGPGAQHIAVATNDILASVDAMRAAGVEFLDTPDSYYDDPELRARIGNVRVPIEELKSRKILVDRDEDGYLLQIFTKPVQDRPTVFFELIERHGSLGFGKGNFKALFEAIEREQEARGNL, encoded by the coding sequence GTGACCCAGGCGATCGACCGACCCCAGTCGACCGAGGACATCGACGTCGACACGCTCGTCGGCGCAGTCGACCACGACATCACCCGTGACCCGTTCCCGGTCAAGGGCCTCGACCACGTGCACTTCCTGGTCGGCAACGCCAAGCAGGCCGCGCACTACTACTCCACCGCGTTCGGCATGACCTGCGTGGCCTACCGGGGGCCGGAGCAGGGCTACCGGGACCACGCCGAGTACGTGCTGACAAGCGGTTCGGCCCGGTTCGTGCTGACCGGCGCGGTCCGCCCCGACGCGACCGGCGCCGACCACGTCGCGAAGCACTCCGACGGGGTCGACGACATCGCGCTGGAGGTGCCGGACGTCGACGCCGCGTACGCGCACGCCCTGACCCAGGGCGCGACCGGCCTGGTCGAGCCGCACGACGTGACCGACACGTACGGCACCGTCCGGCTCGCCACCATCGCCGCCTACGGCGACACCCGGCACAGCCTGGTCGACAGGTCCCGCTACACCGGCCCCTTCCTGCCCGGCTTCGTGGCCCGGGGGCCGATCGTCGACCGGCAGCCGATGATCGCCGCCGGCCTCCAGCCGAAGCGCTTCTTCCAGGCCGTCGACCACGTGGTCGGCAACGTCGAACTCGGCCGGATGGACGAGTGGGTGGAGTTCTACAAGCGGGTGATGGGCTTCTCCAACATGGCGGAGTTCATCGGCGACGACATCGCCACCGACTACTCGGCGCTGATGAGCAAGGTCGTCGCCAGCGGCACCCGGAAGGTGAAGTTCCCGCTCAACGAGCCTGCGGTGGCCCGCAAGAAGTCGCAGATCGACGAGTACCTGGAGTTCTACCAGGGGCCCGGCGCGCAGCACATCGCGGTCGCCACCAACGACATCCTGGCCAGCGTCGACGCGATGCGGGCGGCCGGTGTCGAGTTCCTCGACACGCCCGACTCGTACTACGACGACCCGGAGCTGCGGGCCCGGATCGGCAACGTGCGGGTGCCGATCGAGGAGCTGAAGTCCCGCAAGATCCTGGTCGACCGGGACGAGGACGGCTACCTGCTCCAGATCTTCACCAAGCCGGTGCAGGACCGCCCGACGGTCTTCTTCGAGCTGATCGAGCGGCACGGCTCGCTCGGTTTCGGCAAGGGGAACTTCAAGGCGCTGTTCGAGGCCATCGAGCGGGAGCAGGAAGCGCGCGGCAATTTGTAA